From the Aspergillus puulaauensis MK2 DNA, chromosome 1, nearly complete sequence genome, the window GTTGGAGTGGAGCTATAAGATTGCGAATAAGAGGaaggcggcgctggagggTGAGGCGAGGGTTAGGTAtacggaggaggagctctTTGATCTGGGTGATCGGTCGCCGTTGTTTAAGCATGTTTTGTAGGTGATTGTTATGAAGGATGGGTGGAGGAATATGGCAGATTGGCGATATGGTAGTGACTGAATACAATGGATTTAATGATGTTATGAATTGAATTATGGTCAGGATATATTATGTACCGACTAAGAGTAGGTATTGTTGGGTGTTACTCTGGGAAGGACTAAGTTAGGGCAGGTTTGATATCTGTATAGGCTTGATTTCTGTATAGGGCTGCTCTACAACACTCTAACTATAAACCGATTGAAATAGCAATATCTACAGTCTACAAACCGTCCTCAACACTCGCCAACCCCGCCGTCAGCTCCAACACTGCAATCTTCCCCTTATCATCCAACTCCGTATACGGCCTCCGAGGCTTCAACTTACCCAGCGCCCCCTGaatcccagccttcttcgccgtcgtaATCGCCGCCGCATACTTGACACTCGCAATGCCAGCTTTACACGGCTGCTCCGCCAGCGCTGCCTTCCTATGCAactccatcgcctcctcgaccttcCCGCCCCGATAAAGCTCATAAATCCTTACAATGGTCTTGGGAAACACATTCGCAAATCCGGCAATCGTGCCCAccgcaccagcagcaagccCACCAACAAGAAAGTCACTCTGCCCTGCAAACGCACCAAAAGAATCCGCGGGAAATTCCGCAGATAACCGGACAATCTTAGCCACAGATCCACAGGTTAACTTGACGCCGACAATCTTCCCCGGAAATTTCTTCGCCAGGGCCGCAATGGTTGCAGAATCAAGATCAATCCCGTTACAGACAGCCGGGAAATTATATATCACAATCGGCAAGACACTTTCCCTGGCTATATCCTCAAAAAACCCCCTCACCACATCCGGCGTCGTCTGTTTTCCGAAATACGCAGGCGGCAGGAGAAGCGCGTAGTCGGCGCCTGCATCTGCAGCGTCGGATATAAATTCAAGGACCTGCTTCGTGCCGTGCCCTGAGACGCCTGCCATGATGGGGAAGGAGTCGCCGACGCTCTGGCGCgcggtggtgaggagggtcTTGCGCTCTTCGCGGGTGAGGAGGAATGTCTCGCTGTTTGTGCCGAGGACGACCAGCCCGGCCAGACCGGTTTGGGAGAGGTAGCTGTAGTATTGCGATTGGGAGGGGAGG encodes:
- a CDS encoding dihydrodipicolinate synthase family protein (COG:E;~EggNog:ENOG410PM2D;~InterPro:IPR002220,IPR013785;~PFAM:PF00701;~go_function: GO:0003824 - catalytic activity [Evidence IEA];~go_function: GO:0016829 - lyase activity [Evidence IEA]) gives rise to the protein MPQPKVPPSGVWAPTITFFDHTTDTLDLPSQSQYYSYLSQTGLAGLVVLGTNSETFLLTREERKTLLTTARQSVGDSFPIMAGVSGHGTKQVLEFISDAADAGADYALLLPPAYFGKQTTPDVVRGFFEDIARESVLPIVIYNFPAVCNGIDLDSATIAALAKKFPGKIVGVKLTCGSVAKIVRLSAEFPADSFGAFAGQSDFLVGGLAAGAVGTIAGFANVFPKTIVRIYELYRGGKVEEAMELHRKAALAEQPCKAGIASVKYAAAITTAKKAGIQGALGKLKPRRPYTELDDKGKIAVLELTAGLASVEDGL